The DNA sequence TACATTAAATACACATAACCATATTTACTATAATAATCAATGAATCTAATGAAATATGAATATCCACCTATAGCTTGGGTAGTCATTGGTCCAGATACATCTATATGTATAAGACCTAATAATTCTTATGACCTTTCacatttttctttaaaagaTGTTTTGCCATTTTACCCATTAAATAACCTTCACAAGTTTTATATGATTCGTAATAAAAAAGATCAAGATATCCTTTTTTTATGTAACTTAGTGattattgttttatttataTGACCAAGTCTGCAATGCCAAAAATAAGGTAAAAGTTAATTATCTATTTTAGATTTCTTGCTATTTATATTGGGAATATGCATTTCAGATgaaacatcacataaaccaGCTATATAAATTCTAGTTACATaataaatatctttattataaaaagaaCAAGTATTGTTctcaataataaatttgaatccATTATTCAAACCTAAATATGAAGCTAAGATAATATTTCTGCGAAATACTGGgataaaataacaattatttaaCTCTAATACTAAGCCTATGGGTAAAGGCATATAATAAGTCCTAAAGCTAATGCAACAACTCTTGCTCCACTTGCTACTCGTTGGTCCACCTCTCCTCTCCTCAACTTTCTACTTCTTTTTAGTTTTTGCATGTCATTACAAATGTGAAATGCATATCCGGTATCAAATACCCAAGTGCAGGAATTAAACATAGAAAGATTAATCTCAATCATAAATATACCTAAAGTAGAAAATTCGTCAAGTTTCTTTGCCTTCATGGTAGCAAGACACTCCTTGCAGTTTCTCCTTTAGTAACCTTCTCTGCCACAATGATGGCAAGTACCCTCATCTTTCTTGATACCTCCAGTGGGCTTCAGTACTATATCTGCTACTTCTTCTtgagcttctttttttttagccTTAGAAGAATAAACTAGAAGAACTGATACTTTTTCCTTCTTAAGGGATTTCTTAGCAGTTACAAGTATATTCATCAACTCAGGTAGTTCAACatctagtttatgcatgttaaaATTCATGATAAATTGAGCATAGCTAGGTGGCAATAATTGCAAGACCAAGTCAATATTGAACTCATTGGTCCATGATAAAACCTAAGCGAGCAAGTCAATAATTGTTTTAAGGTCTTATACCTCTCTGTCCTACTCTAAAAGCTAAACAACTTTTTGACGTGAAATATAATAGTGTGAGCATCTATGTTCTCATATTGTTTCTGAAGCTCAGAACTCATGCTAGCTAATATCACATATGCAGCTTGCATATTATCATCAATATAACGATTGTACTTATTCTTGACAGCATCACTAGCATTCTCATTAGGAACATCAGGTACGACTTGATCAATAACATACAACCTCTTTTCTTGCTTAAGAATAATTCTCAAATTGCGATACCAGTCCAAGAAGTTCGTTCCAGTTAATTTGTTAGCATCAAGTATGCTACGTAGTGACAGATTATTACTTATGGAGGAATTATATCTAAAAATGcagaaataataattattagtctcatgcattttcctaattATTAGATAAGGTCTTTAACCTTTAATTAGTCTCCCACTATTTTGTTCAAATTAATAGCCCtatctattaatttaaaaaatccaaTGGTAGATCTCCTAGCATGCTAGAATTCCATTTAATGTAAATAATCTTGGGTTTGcccaataaattatttaaaattaaattaggtagattatatattttttcaatcatatctctatgtgatccTTAGATTAGTTAGGTGACAACTCTTTGTCTTTATTACATCATATATGTTATGTCTAACCCTTACCCTAAACTTACATGATCATAAGTTTGTCCATCCAAATCAACTAATTAAGTTAAAGTTAAGTAGAACCATTGTttagaaatatcaaatatttt is a window from the Manihot esculenta cultivar AM560-2 chromosome 16, M.esculenta_v8, whole genome shotgun sequence genome containing:
- the LOC110603991 gene encoding uncharacterized protein LOC110603991 → MHETNNYYFCIFRYNSSISNNLSLRSILDANKLTGTNFLDWYRNLRIILKQEKRLYVIDQVVPDVPNENASDAVKNKYNRYIDDNMQAAYVILASMSSELQKQYENIDAHTIIFHVLSWTNEFNIDLVLQLLPPSYAQFIMNFNMHKLDVELPELMNILVTAKKSLKKEKVSVLLVYSSKAKKKEAQEEVADIVLKPTGGIKKDEGTCHHCGREGY